Sequence from the Candidatus Thioglobus sp. NP1 genome:
TGCTCAGGATAACTCGCCAGAATGGATGTCATGGGCGCACTCTGTAAGCTGGCTAGAGAAAAGAGGTGAATTTTTTGACTGCTTTGTCTCTTTACCTACCACAGCGCCATTGAGAAATAAAAATGATGTTATAAAGTGCATAGATTCATTGGATAAGCAAACTGATATAGTTGTAACAATTTCTGAATCCTCAAGAAGTCCATACTTCAATATGGTGAAAAAAGATGGAAATTATATTAAATTACTAATTGATAGTAAAAAGGTATATTCAAGAAGACAGGATGTTCCTGAAATATATGATATGACTACAGTAGCATATGTTACAAGACCAAATTTCATAAAGAATAATAATAAGATTTTTGATGGTCGTGTTAAGGCAGCCATTATTCCAAAGAATCGTGCAGTTGATATTGATGATGAAATAGATTTCAAAATGGCAGAATTACTAATGAAAGCAGATCGGGGGAATACAGATGCTTAATGGAGATATAGTTGCAGTTACTGGTGGTTTAGGGCTTATTGGAAAAGCTTTCTGTAAAGAAATTATTAAAAATAAAGGTAAGGTATTAATTGGAGATTTAAATGCTAAACAAGGAGTTAGTTTTCAAAATGAACTAGGTCAAGAAAATGCTTATTTTTTAGAGCTAAACTCATCAGAACCTCATTCTATCGATAAATTTTTAGAGAATGGTAAGAATCATTTTGGAAAAATTGATTCTGCAATTCATTGTGCTTATCCTCGCTCACAACAGTGGGGTGCTAAGTTTGAAGACTTAAAGGCAGAAGGGCTGAAAAATGACTTATTTGATCAATTAGGCGGTGCTATACTATTTTCTCAACGATTGATTTTATTTTATAGGGAGCAGGGATATGGTAATTTGGTTCATGTGTCGTCAATCCAAGGTGTATCAACCCCTAAATTTGAACATTATGAAGGCACTAAAATGGTTTCTCCTATTGAGTATAGTGCAATAAAATCTGGGATTATATCTATAACAAAGTATCTTGCAAAGTATTGTAAAAATCAAAATATTAAAGTAAATTGCATCAGCCCTGGAGGTATTTTAGATAATCAACCAGACGTTTTCTTAGAAAAGTATAATTCTTCATGCGTCAGCAAAGGAATGATGGATCCTCAAGATTTAAACGGAGCTCTAATTTACTTATTATCAAACATGTCTATGTTCGTTAACGGCCAAAACATTATAGTTGATGATGGATGGACTTTATAAAGCTATTCTCATTATTTCCTTGTCAAGTCTTAATTTTATATACGTGACTTTATTCC
This genomic interval carries:
- a CDS encoding cytidylyltransferase domain-containing protein, which gives rise to MKIFAFIFARGGSKGLPGKNLLNLDGKPLLAHSIMTAKNIDEISRIFVSTDSSEIAEVAIKYGAEVINRPSNLAQDNSPEWMSWAHSVSWLEKRGEFFDCFVSLPTTAPLRNKNDVIKCIDSLDKQTDIVVTISESSRSPYFNMVKKDGNYIKLLIDSKKVYSRRQDVPEIYDMTTVAYVTRPNFIKNNNKIFDGRVKAAIIPKNRAVDIDDEIDFKMAELLMKADRGNTDA
- a CDS encoding oxidoreductase; its protein translation is MLNGDIVAVTGGLGLIGKAFCKEIIKNKGKVLIGDLNAKQGVSFQNELGQENAYFLELNSSEPHSIDKFLENGKNHFGKIDSAIHCAYPRSQQWGAKFEDLKAEGLKNDLFDQLGGAILFSQRLILFYREQGYGNLVHVSSIQGVSTPKFEHYEGTKMVSPIEYSAIKSGIISITKYLAKYCKNQNIKVNCISPGGILDNQPDVFLEKYNSSCVSKGMMDPQDLNGALIYLLSNMSMFVNGQNIIVDDGWTL